The window ACCCGCTTTGGGGATAAGGGCCTGCAAACCGGCACGACCGGACTGACCGTAGCCGTCGGAGACGGTGAGAATGGCCACGCGCTTGGCACCGGTGGTGAGAATGTGGTCCAGCAGCCTTTCAATGGCAAAGCTATCGGAAGGTGCTACCTTGAATACCCACGGGTTGACCGGGGTAACGATTTTGTCGGATGAGGCGCAGGATATGAGCGGAATGCCGTAGCGCGTCATGTTGCGGACAATGGCGAGCGTGTTGCCGGAGGTTGTGGGCCCGATGATGGCCTTCACCCCGTCCTTGCGGGCCAGTTTTTCCACAGCCAGCACGCACTTGTTCACTTCGGTTTCATCGTCGTACTGGATGACCTCGACCTGCCTGCCGAGAATGCCTCCTGCGGCATTGATGCTTTGTGCCGCCATCTCAAGGCTGTTCTTTTCCGGCTCTCCAAGGAAGGATGCCGGGCCGGTGCTGGAGAAGATGGCCCCGATGCGGATGGGGTCCGCTGCCAGCGCGTTGGTTGCCGTAACCATGAAGAGTAACAAGAGAATAAGGCCGGAACGTTTCATGAAAATCCTCTTTCAGACTGAAAATGTTTCATTGTGCACACTCTCCGCCACGGCGGAGTCTACCCCGGCCATACCCGAACGCTGCTTTTGCTCCTGAAGGTGGCAGCGTTACTGTATTGGGGACTCTTTCGGATGGGGCGCAAGATGTCAAGTTTCACATCATATTGAAAAGGCATGGTATGATGCGGAGACGAAAAGAGGATGGGCTTCCGGAGATCGGGGGGGGTGATCTGCCGGAAGCCCAAGATAGGTTGGTCTGAACAAACGCCCCGGGAACGCATGTACACGGCCACGGAAGGGGGGGGTATTCCATGCGCCTGATGCGGGCCCGGTATTCAGATCCCGTTACAGACTCCGATCAGAATTGTTGGGGGGGTGAACGCCTGATCGCTGGCATCCTGATCGTCATCTGCGAACTTGCTATAGCAGAAGTCGTGCCAGAATCTGTTAACGAGTTACTACGTTTCGGGACGTTGAATTCCGTGTGCTTATTCGCAAGATGCATTCCGTAGCGGATTGTTTCGGGCGTGGAACTGTTTGTGCTGTGCGAATTCGCACGTGCGATTCCGCTCATTGTGCGAAATCGCACACTATTTCTGGAGCCGTCTGTGCAGGGCGTAGCGGGAAATGCCGAGATAGGCAGCCGTCTTGCTCTTGTTGCCTTCAAAGCGGTCCAGCGCTTTCTGAATGATGGCGGTTGTCAGGGCTTCCAGATCAATGGGGGCTTCAGGCAGTTCAAGGCTTTCTATATCCAGCGGAATAGTGCCGAGGCTTTCCGTGCCGCTGAGCATGTCGCGTCCCGGATTCAGGAAGCTGATGTGTTCCGGCAGGAGCATCTGCCCATCGTGCACAAGTACGGCCCGTTCTATTGCGTTTTCCAGTTCACGCACATTGCCGCGCCATGGGTGGTTAAGAAGGATGTCCATAGCCTCAGGCGTGATGCCGATAAACTGTTTGCGCTTGCGCTCGGCCTGGCGTTTGAGGAACAGCGCGGCGAGGGCCGGAATATCCTCTTTGCGTTCCCTGAGCGGGGGAATGAAGAGATGGCCGACTTTCAGGCGATGGTACAGGTCGCGGCGGAACAGTCCTTTTTCCACCAGTTCGGCAAGGTCAAGGTTGGCCGCGCAGACCACCCGCGCCTTGAAATCCCGTTTGCGGATGCCGCCCACTCGATAGTAGGTGCGGTCTTCCAGTACGCGCAGGAGCTTGGGCTGCAGGGTAAGGGGCATTTCGGCAATTTCGTCCAGAAAGAGCGTGCCTGATGCGGCCAGTTCCAGCTTGCCCGGAGAACCACCGGCGCGGCTTCCCGTGTATGCTCCGGCTTCATGGCCGAACAGTTCGCTTTCGAAGAGTTCGTGGGGAATGGCCGCACAGTTTATGGCCACAAAGGGGTTCTCGCAGCCGCTCTCGCCGAAGTGGATGAGGCGGGCGATGATCTCTTTGCCGGTTCCTGTCTCCCCTTCGATAAGGACGGGAACGCTCGGGTCCCTGTGGAACATGCGGGCATCATTCATGACCCGTTCGGTTGCCGGAGATTCAGATACCACCGTGCCGATGCCGGAAACCTCGCGCAGCAGGGTGCGCGCTTCATCAAGGTCGCGGCGCAGGGTGCCTGCCACCTCGTTCACACGGTTGTCCAGATGCTGGCGCAGGTCGCGGTTTTCGTTGAGCAGAGCCTGGTGCTCGGCACAGCGTTCCACCACTGCGGCGAGTTCGCGGGCATTGATGGGCTTGTTCAGGTAGTCGTAGGCACCGTGACGTAAGGCGCCTACGGCGGTTTCCATGTCACCGTGACCGGTAATGAGCACCACGTCGCAGCTTTCCGTTTCCGGTGCGTTCTTCAGGGCCTTGAGCAGACTGATTCCGTCCATGCGGGGCATGCGGATGTCCGTGATGATCAGCGGGTAGTGATTCTTTCTGGCCTCTTCAAGAGCAAGCAAAGGGTCGGTAAAAGGGGTGGGCTCATGCCCGAGATCGCTGAGAACAATCCGCAAGCTCTGCAGGCTGGTGGTGTTGTCGTCAACTATCAGTATGCGCATCCGTTACTCCCGCTTCAGCATCTGCCGGGTGCAGTGTGATGATAAAGGTGGCTCCGCTGCCCTGCATTGTGGATACAGTGGATATTTCCCCCCGCCATGCCTCTACGAAGGTATGCACTATGGAAAGCCCGAGTCCCATGCCGGAACCGGCATCCTTGGTGGTGAAGAATGGGTCGAAAATACGTTTTTCCAGCCCCTGCAGTCCGGGGCCGTTATCGGCTACGCGCAGGCGGAGCGAGCCGTTGTCCAACTGTTCGGTGGAGATACGTATCCATTTATCAGCCTGACGGGAAGAGTCGATGGTATCAAGCGCATGCATTGCGTTGACGACCAGATTGATGACAACCTGCTCCAACTGGACGAGATTGGCAAGCGCATCCGGGAGGTTGGTTGCCAGTTGCAGGTCAAGCTGTATGCCGTGTGCGTTGAGCTGGGCACCCACGAGTCCAAGTGCCCGTTGCACGGCCTTGTTCAGGCTGGCGCGTCCGATGGGAGGCGCATCCTGCTGCATGACCAGTGAGCGCATGTGGGCGATGATTTCCTGAATGTTGTCGGCTTCACGCAGAATCCAGCCGAGACGCTCCAGCAGATTTTCCTGCGAGAGGCCGTGTTGCTGCTCCACCAGCAGTTCCAGTCCGCTGGCATAGAGTCGCAAGGCTGAAAGCGGCTGGTTGATCTCGTGTGCGATGCCGGCGGCGAGGGTTCCCATGGCCTCCAGCTGGCGTGCGCGGTTCAATTGTTCGGTTACACGTTTTCGCTCC is drawn from Desulfovibrio mangrovi and contains these coding sequences:
- a CDS encoding sigma-54-dependent transcriptional regulator encodes the protein MRILIVDDNTTSLQSLRIVLSDLGHEPTPFTDPLLALEEARKNHYPLIITDIRMPRMDGISLLKALKNAPETESCDVVLITGHGDMETAVGALRHGAYDYLNKPINARELAAVVERCAEHQALLNENRDLRQHLDNRVNEVAGTLRRDLDEARTLLREVSGIGTVVSESPATERVMNDARMFHRDPSVPVLIEGETGTGKEIIARLIHFGESGCENPFVAINCAAIPHELFESELFGHEAGAYTGSRAGGSPGKLELAASGTLFLDEIAEMPLTLQPKLLRVLEDRTYYRVGGIRKRDFKARVVCAANLDLAELVEKGLFRRDLYHRLKVGHLFIPPLRERKEDIPALAALFLKRQAERKRKQFIGITPEAMDILLNHPWRGNVRELENAIERAVLVHDGQMLLPEHISFLNPGRDMLSGTESLGTIPLDIESLELPEAPIDLEALTTAIIQKALDRFEGNKSKTAAYLGISRYALHRRLQK